In Deltaproteobacteria bacterium GWC2_55_46, a single window of DNA contains:
- a CDS encoding alcohol dehydrogenase, which translates to MKAIVFDGGLRLEKGYPRPVPGPGEALVKVALAGVCSTDLEIAKGYMGFKGVPGHEFTGTIVECDDERLNGKRVAGEINLGCGRCEYCRHMLENHCPSRKVLGISGKDGAFAEYLTLPFKNIHPLPDSITDEEAVFTEPLAAAYEILEQVRVDENTRACVLGDGRLGLLVAEVMAATECSLVVIGRHEEKLQLLKAREIPARTSPEGLEKQFDLVIDCTGSEDGLTAALDLVRPTGTVILKTTLAKRGGADLNRVVIDEITLLGSRCGPFPPALAALEEKRVDVRPLISRVFSLDEGVEAIGHASGKGVLKVLIRME; encoded by the coding sequence ATGAAGGCGATAGTATTTGATGGCGGATTGAGATTGGAAAAGGGTTATCCCAGGCCTGTGCCAGGCCCCGGAGAGGCCCTTGTAAAAGTGGCCCTTGCCGGTGTCTGCTCTACCGACCTGGAGATCGCGAAGGGCTACATGGGCTTTAAGGGGGTGCCGGGGCACGAGTTCACGGGAACGATCGTCGAGTGCGACGACGAAAGGCTCAATGGAAAGCGGGTAGCGGGGGAGATAAACCTGGGCTGCGGCCGCTGCGAATATTGCAGGCACATGCTGGAGAACCACTGCCCTTCGAGGAAGGTGCTCGGGATATCGGGTAAGGACGGCGCCTTTGCCGAATATCTGACCCTGCCGTTTAAAAACATCCACCCCTTGCCCGATTCTATCACAGATGAAGAGGCTGTCTTCACCGAGCCGCTCGCCGCGGCCTACGAGATACTCGAACAGGTGAGGGTAGACGAAAATACGAGGGCGTGCGTCCTGGGCGACGGCAGGCTGGGCCTCCTTGTGGCTGAGGTCATGGCCGCAACCGAATGCTCGCTCGTTGTCATCGGCAGGCACGAGGAGAAGCTACAGCTCCTTAAGGCGAGGGAGATACCGGCGAGGACGAGCCCTGAGGGGCTTGAAAAACAGTTCGACCTCGTCATCGACTGCACCGGGAGCGAGGACGGCCTGACGGCAGCGCTTGACCTTGTAAGGCCGACAGGCACGGTAATACTCAAGACGACTCTGGCAAAGCGTGGCGGGGCAGACCTGAACAGGGTCGTCATAGACGAGATAACCCTGCTGGGTTCAAGGTGCGGCCCGTTCCCGCCCGCCCTCGCGGCCCTTGAGGAGAAGAGGGTTGACGTAAGGCCCCTTATATCGAGGGTCTTTTCTCTCGATGAGGGGGTAGAGGCGATAGGGCACGCCTCCGGTAAGGGCGTGCTCAAGGTCCTCATAAGGATGGAGTAA
- a CDS encoding endonuclease III, translating to MDRKEKAAKVLGILEKEFPDARSALEYKNPLELLISTILSAQATDKLVNKVTQSLFKKYRTAKDYAASALSDLEGDISSINFYRNKARNIKACCGKLVELYGGDVPATLDGLTALPGVGRKTANIVLGNAFGKDALAVDTHVKRVSQRLGLTSADDPDKIEADLTSIIPPKRWTKATHLLILHGRKTCKAVNPDCDNCPIQAYSVYFKEVYSKKKK from the coding sequence ATGGACAGGAAAGAGAAGGCCGCGAAGGTCCTGGGCATACTCGAAAAAGAATTCCCGGACGCGAGATCTGCCTTAGAATACAAAAACCCGCTTGAGCTCCTCATCTCGACTATACTTTCAGCGCAGGCAACAGACAAGCTCGTCAACAAGGTAACCCAATCCCTCTTCAAAAAATACAGGACGGCAAAGGACTATGCCGCCTCGGCCTTGTCTGACCTTGAAGGCGACATAAGCTCGATAAACTTCTACAGGAACAAGGCCAGGAACATAAAGGCCTGCTGCGGGAAGCTCGTCGAGCTGTACGGCGGCGATGTGCCTGCCACACTCGATGGGCTTACGGCCCTGCCTGGGGTCGGAAGGAAGACAGCCAATATCGTCCTGGGGAACGCCTTCGGCAAGGACGCCCTCGCCGTTGACACCCACGTAAAGCGCGTATCGCAAAGGCTCGGCCTCACCTCAGCGGACGACCCGGACAAGATAGAGGCCGACCTGACGTCGATAATACCTCCAAAGAGGTGGACAAAGGCCACCCACCTTTTGATCCTCCACGGCAGAAAGACCTGCAAGGCTGTAAACCCTGATTGCGATAACTGCCCCATCCAGGCCTACAGCGTTTATTTCAAGGAAGTCTACAGCAAGAAAAAGAAGTAG
- a CDS encoding octaprenyl diphosphate synthase, with the protein MHIEEVFDLIKDEIAAMEQGFKANLNSNVYLVSKVGEYILKSGGKRFRPMVLLLASRLCGYSGEKHIPLAGVVEFIHTATLLHDDVVDNANLRRGSASANTVWGEGASILVGDYLFSKAFYLTVKYGDLRVLQVLSESTTRMAEGEVLQLLKHSDAGTTEKEYLDVVTNKTAVLISSAARIAGVLSGAGQGKEEALANYGMGLGIAYQLMDDCLDYVSTDEDLGKSVGNDLKEGKVTMPLIRASGLATEAEKEIIREAVEGDELNQAQLDQVISIIRKYKGIEYTIERASAYIDAAKRELDIFEPTIERAALLAVADFVIERTY; encoded by the coding sequence ATGCATATAGAGGAAGTATTTGACCTCATAAAGGATGAGATAGCCGCCATGGAGCAGGGGTTCAAGGCGAACCTCAACTCCAACGTCTATCTGGTAAGCAAGGTCGGGGAGTATATACTCAAGAGCGGGGGAAAAAGGTTCAGGCCCATGGTGCTGCTCCTCGCCTCAAGGCTCTGCGGCTACAGCGGCGAGAAGCATATCCCGCTTGCCGGTGTCGTCGAGTTCATCCACACAGCGACACTCCTCCATGACGACGTCGTCGATAACGCGAACCTGAGGAGGGGGAGCGCATCGGCCAATACCGTCTGGGGGGAGGGGGCGAGCATACTCGTCGGCGACTATCTCTTCTCGAAGGCCTTTTACCTGACCGTCAAGTACGGTGACCTGAGGGTCCTCCAGGTCCTGTCAGAGTCGACGACCCGCATGGCCGAGGGCGAGGTGCTGCAGTTATTGAAGCACAGCGACGCCGGGACGACCGAGAAGGAGTACCTGGACGTGGTCACGAACAAGACCGCCGTCCTCATATCATCGGCGGCCCGCATAGCCGGTGTGCTTTCAGGGGCCGGGCAGGGAAAGGAAGAGGCCCTCGCTAACTACGGCATGGGCTTAGGTATAGCCTACCAGCTCATGGACGACTGCCTCGATTATGTCTCTACCGACGAGGACCTCGGAAAATCCGTGGGCAACGACCTCAAGGAAGGCAAGGTCACGATGCCCCTTATAAGGGCCAGCGGCCTTGCCACAGAGGCTGAGAAGGAGATCATCCGGGAGGCCGTCGAGGGAGACGAGCTAAACCAGGCACAGCTCGATCAGGTCATCTCCATAATAAGGAAGTACAAGGGTATCGAGTACACCATAGAACGCGCCAGTGCCTATATAGATGCCGCAAAGAGGGAGCTCGACATATTCGAGCCGACCATCGAGAGGGCGGCGCTCCTGGCCGTGGCTGATTTCGTCATCGAAAGGACGTACTGA
- a CDS encoding TIGR02757 family protein has product MATVKELKRHLDRLYRAFDLGFLSSDPLEFVHKYDDPADREIVGLIATSLAYGRVEGIKKSIARVLAVAGPSPYRFTKRFDPRSGVALFAGFRHRFNTGEDIACLFWFARQMIEEKGSVGGYFLKGYSPGHRNVKEALSCFSENVLALDSSAVYGKKALPKKAGIRFFFPNPRDGSPCKRLNLYLRWMVRRGDKLDFGQWTGVGPDKLVIPLDTHIARISRNIGLTRRASPDWKMAEEITEALKELDPEDPIKYDFAICRLGILEKCPKKADLSKCSSCLIRRICVL; this is encoded by the coding sequence ATGGCGACCGTAAAAGAACTTAAAAGGCACCTTGACCGCCTCTACAGGGCATTTGACCTCGGGTTCCTCTCTTCCGACCCGCTTGAGTTCGTCCATAAGTACGACGACCCAGCTGACCGGGAGATAGTCGGCCTCATCGCGACATCACTTGCCTACGGCAGGGTCGAGGGCATTAAAAAGAGCATAGCCAGGGTGCTGGCCGTGGCAGGCCCTTCGCCTTACAGGTTTACGAAAAGGTTCGACCCGCGTAGTGGCGTTGCCCTCTTTGCCGGGTTCAGGCACAGGTTCAATACCGGAGAAGATATAGCCTGCCTCTTCTGGTTCGCGAGACAGATGATCGAGGAGAAGGGGTCGGTAGGCGGCTATTTCCTCAAGGGATACTCCCCTGGCCACAGGAACGTCAAAGAGGCGCTCTCCTGTTTTTCAGAGAACGTCCTGGCCCTCGATTCTTCGGCTGTCTACGGGAAAAAGGCGCTGCCCAAAAAGGCAGGGATCAGGTTCTTTTTCCCGAACCCCAGGGACGGAAGCCCGTGCAAGCGCCTCAACCTCTATCTCAGGTGGATGGTGAGGAGGGGAGACAAGCTCGACTTCGGCCAGTGGACCGGGGTTGGGCCGGATAAGCTCGTGATCCCGCTCGATACCCATATAGCGAGGATATCTCGGAATATCGGGCTTACCAGGAGGGCAAGCCCTGACTGGAAGATGGCGGAGGAGATAACCGAGGCCCTGAAAGAGCTTGACCCGGAAGACCCGATAAAGTACGACTTTGCCATCTGCAGGCTCGGCATACTGGAAAAATGCCCGAAAAAGGCCGACTTATCCAAGTGCAGCAGCTGCCTCATAAGGCGGATATGCGTGCTTTAG
- a CDS encoding ABC transporter, producing MQTPNNGDWLRHSRRALGFIFPHKVALAAIMLLTLMIAALSALEPLAMKYIFDKLGTGVVMALVQGVAMLIALNVIREGVGALSNWLAWRVRLDVNHGILEATVSRLHTLPVAYHRDQTVGGIMTKLDRGVNGFVGAISDIAFNVFPGIVYLLISLAVMFTLDPRLSFIVLFFAPLPALIGMWAADEQTQRERMLVERWTGIFSRFNEVLTGIFTVKSFAMEEAEKTRFMSGVASANQMVLKGVGIDTGVSAAKNIIGVLAKVSALMYGGYLVINGEITAGTLVAFLGYATGLFTPVQGLTGVYQTMRKATVSLGIIFSILDAHDHMSDAPQAVPVKTLKGDVLFDGVSFSYRSENPVLSDLTFRLAPGECVALVGPSGAGKTTIAALIQRLYDPTQGSIRIDGIDLRDLKQRSLRARIGVVSQDALLFNDTVNNNIAYGKPWASLGEIVSAAKAARAHDFITRLPKGYETVIGERGCLLSAGERQRLSIARAIIKDPPILILDEATSALDAESELAVQLALEDVMRGRTTLVIAHRLSTVAGADRILVLKDGQIIEAGSHKELLKTGGYYASLVKCQSRGFAFTAA from the coding sequence ATGCAGACCCCCAATAACGGAGACTGGCTGCGCCACTCCCGAAGGGCCCTCGGGTTCATCTTTCCACACAAGGTGGCGCTCGCGGCCATCATGCTCCTCACTCTGATGATAGCCGCCCTCAGCGCGCTTGAGCCCCTTGCCATGAAATACATCTTTGACAAGCTCGGCACAGGGGTAGTGATGGCCCTCGTCCAGGGTGTGGCGATGCTCATCGCCTTGAACGTCATCCGGGAGGGCGTCGGGGCCCTTTCAAACTGGCTTGCCTGGAGGGTGAGGCTCGACGTCAACCACGGCATCCTGGAGGCGACCGTCTCCCGCCTCCATACCCTCCCCGTTGCCTATCACAGGGACCAGACCGTAGGCGGCATAATGACCAAGCTCGACAGGGGCGTAAACGGCTTCGTTGGCGCCATCTCTGATATCGCCTTCAACGTCTTCCCCGGGATAGTATACCTTCTCATCTCGCTCGCCGTCATGTTCACGCTCGACCCGAGGCTCTCTTTTATAGTGCTCTTCTTCGCGCCCCTGCCAGCGCTCATCGGGATGTGGGCCGCCGATGAACAGACACAGCGGGAGCGCATGCTCGTCGAGCGCTGGACCGGGATATTCTCGCGCTTCAACGAGGTATTGACCGGGATATTCACGGTAAAGAGCTTCGCCATGGAAGAGGCCGAAAAGACGAGGTTCATGAGCGGGGTAGCGAGCGCCAACCAGATGGTCCTGAAGGGCGTGGGCATAGATACCGGCGTCAGCGCGGCCAAGAACATAATCGGCGTGCTCGCGAAGGTATCGGCGCTTATGTACGGGGGCTACCTCGTCATCAATGGCGAGATAACAGCCGGCACCCTGGTCGCCTTCCTCGGGTACGCTACAGGACTCTTTACCCCTGTGCAGGGCCTCACCGGGGTCTACCAGACGATGCGCAAGGCCACGGTATCACTCGGCATAATATTTTCGATACTTGACGCTCACGACCACATGTCGGATGCGCCCCAGGCCGTCCCGGTAAAAACGCTCAAGGGCGACGTGCTATTCGACGGCGTAAGCTTCTCTTATCGCAGCGAAAATCCTGTCCTGAGCGACTTGACGTTCCGCCTGGCCCCCGGGGAATGCGTGGCCCTCGTTGGGCCGAGCGGCGCCGGAAAAACAACGATAGCGGCGCTCATCCAAAGGCTCTATGACCCGACGCAAGGCTCGATAAGAATTGACGGGATCGACCTGAGAGACTTAAAGCAGCGCTCGCTCCGGGCAAGGATAGGTGTCGTATCCCAGGACGCGCTCCTCTTTAACGATACCGTCAACAACAACATCGCCTACGGAAAGCCATGGGCGAGCCTCGGCGAGATAGTCAGCGCGGCGAAGGCCGCCCGTGCCCATGACTTCATAACACGCCTGCCGAAAGGCTACGAGACGGTCATCGGAGAGCGCGGCTGCCTCCTGTCCGCGGGCGAAAGACAGCGCCTCTCTATCGCGAGGGCCATTATAAAAGACCCTCCAATACTGATACTCGACGAGGCGACCTCCGCCCTTGACGCCGAATCCGAACTGGCGGTACAACTGGCCCTCGAGGATGTCATGCGGGGCAGGACCACCCTTGTCATAGCCCACAGGCTCTCAACGGTAGCGGGCGCGGACAGGATACTGGTCTTGAAGGACGGGCAGATCATCGAGGCCGGAAGCCACAAGGAGCTTTTAAAGACAGGCGGATACTATGCCAGCCTCGTAAAATGCCAGTCGAGGGGCTTCGCCTTCACGGCGGCATAA